From the genome of Papaver somniferum cultivar HN1 chromosome 2, ASM357369v1, whole genome shotgun sequence, one region includes:
- the LOC113351395 gene encoding uncharacterized protein LOC113351395 codes for MHPFPGKSFVQLKRLAQRVHNFVWRTIYGGLEVSSKIRRYIDKVPTECMMSCSEEETVDHLLLQCRIAQVILFACLLRLRLQDTIIGSIKELLASWIMIHDEYYTFNLEVCMMWAIWKGINQLIFDHKPINIQAVISQSMYWFNTFYYHEDDSDSVDLVHVHPNISFTKPQRWCPPPVDTIKINVDATWHRVGSSCAAVARNNLGKFICARTIMGDIKNHSTAEASGFLMAITLAEEMHFKKIIIEGDAQKIVHALNDGLTRVSWRLFRYVDQIKHMDFNFDQVEFSSIPREANEVAHQLATYAFKHNIQQWWISSQPPCISSNHSLKEVLESHV; via the coding sequence ATGCATCCTTTCCCTGGAAAAAGTTTTGTGCAGTTAAAAAGATTGGCCCAAAGAGTTCATAATTTTGTTTGGAGGACTATATATGGAGGTCTTGAGGTATCGAGTAAAATAAGGAGATATATTGATAAGGTACCCACAGAGTGCATGATGTCTTGTTCTGAAGAAGAAACTGTCGACCATTTATTACTTCAATGTCGGATTGCCCAAGTCATTCTATTTGCATGCCTTTTAAGATTGAGACTGCAGGACACCATAATAGGATCTATCAAAGAGTTATTGGCCTCATGGATCATGATCCATGATGAATACTACACATTCAACTTGGAAGTATGTATGATGTGGGCTATTTGGAAAGGCATAAATCAATTGATATTTGATCATAAGCCAATTAATATTCAAGCTGTCATCTCTCAAAGTATGTATTGGTTCAATACTTTCTATTACCATGAAGATGATTCAGATTCTGTTGATCTCGTCCATGTGCATCCGAACATAAGTTTCACCAAGCCACAACGATGGTGCCCCCCACCAGTTGATACTATAAAAATTAACGTCGATGCTACCTGGCATAGAGTCGGGTCTTCTTGCGCTGCTGTTGCTAGAAATAACCTTGGTAAATTCATTTGTGCACGAACTATCATGGGTGATATAAAAAATCACAGCACTGCAGAAGCATCAGGCTTCCTTATGGCTATTACTTTGGCGGAGGAAATGCATTTCAAGAAGATAATCATTGAGGGTGATGCGCAGAAAATTGTTCACGCTTTAAATGATGGCTTGACAAGAGTTTCTTGGAGGCTTTTTCGATATGTGGACCAGATAAAACATATGGATTTCAATTTTGATCAAGTTGAATTCTCATCCATTCCGCGAGAGGCAAATGAAGTTGCTCATCAACTTGCTACCTATGCTTTTAAGCATAATATTCAACAATGGTGGATCTCTTCTCAACCCCCCTGTATCTCTTCCAACCATTCTTTGAAAGAAGTTTTAGAATCTCATGtgtaa